A genomic region of Dictyoglomus sp. NZ13-RE01 contains the following coding sequences:
- the tuf gene encoding elongation factor Tu (EF-Tu; promotes GTP-dependent binding of aminoacyl-tRNA to the A-site of ribosomes during protein biosynthesis; when the tRNA anticodon matches the mRNA codon, GTP hydrolysis results; the inactive EF-Tu-GDP leaves the ribosome and release of GDP is promoted by elongation factor Ts; many prokaryotes have two copies of the gene encoding EF-Tu), translated as FFSGYKPQFYFRTTDVTGEIKLPEGVQMVMPGDNIEMEVKLIKPVALEEGLRFAIREGGKTVGAGVVTKIIE; from the coding sequence ATTTTTCAGTGGGTACAAGCCACAATTTTACTTCAGGACTACAGATGTAACAGGTGAGATAAAGTTACCCGAGGGAGTACAGATGGTGATGCCAGGGGACAATATAGAGATGGAAGTAAAGTTGATAAAGCCAGTTGCATTAGAGGAAGGATTAAGGTTTGCTATAAGAGAGGGAGGAAAAACTGTAGGAGCTGGCGTGGTAACTAAAATTATAGAGTAA